The sequence CACAATTTAATGAATGAATAATTTCGGCAATTTGATGAGAACAATCCACTTCTTCAAACCACGGTAACTTTTTAACTTCTTCTGGGACGTAACTTAAATTAGTAGAATATATTTTATCAAATTCCCTCCTCTTGTGAGCTTCCGAAAACTTTTCATATCCTTCTGTAAATAGTGAAAAGGTTGCGATCATATATATTTTAGTTGCCCCTAATTCTTTTAATTTTCTTGAAACATCTAACATGGAATCACCTGAGGCAATAATATCATCAACAACAATAACATTCTTTCCTGTTACATCATCACCGATATATTTATGTTCTTTAATAGGATTTTTTCCATTTACAATTTTAGTTAAATCTCTGCTCTTATAGAACATTCCTAAATTCGCTTTAAAAATATTCGCATAAAATTTAGCTCTATCAATTGCGCCGGTATCGGGGCTTACTATAACTAAGTTTCTTAAATCTATTTCTTCTTTTTCTATAAATTCACTAATTATAGTATTAGTAGGGAAGATATTTTCAAATGCTTTTAGTGGAACAGCATTTTGAATTCCAACATCGTGAACATCAAAAGTCAAAATGCTTTTAACTCCTAAATTCACTAATTCTTGAAGACCATTAGCGCAATCCAATGATTCACGGCCTTTTCTACGGTGTTGCCTTGATTCATAAAGTAAAGGCATAACAACATTAATATTTGAAGTATGACCTCTCATTGCGTATATAACTCTTTTAATATCTTGAAAATGTTCATCAGGACCCATGTGGTTTTCGTATCCAAACATTCGATATGTACAACTATGATTTCCAATATCAGACAAAATAAAAACGTCCTTCTCTCTTATTGACTCTAGAATTTCCACTTTTCCTTCACCATTATTAAAGCGCGTTTCTTTGATTGGTATAATATAATTTGCTTCTTCATCTCTTATTTCAGCGATGTTTTCATTTACCCTTTCTCCTAATTCTCGACAATTGTTTAAAACGATTAACTTTAGATTATCCACAACATATACCTCCAAAATCCCTTAGTAACAACATTTTACCATATTGTGGTACTAATAAAAAGACTTTTCATAGTTTTTATGTTAAAATGTTAATGTGAAGAGAGGTAATAAAAATGAATTATGATGTTGCTATAATAGGTTGTGGTCCAGCAGGCATTTTTAGTGCTTTAGAATTATTAAAAAACGATCCAAACACAAAAATTGTTATGTTTGATAAAGGAAAAAGTATTAAAGTTAGAAACTGTCCTAAAAAGAAAACAGTACAATGTGTATCTTGTAAACCATGTAACATATCTTGTGGTTTTGGTGGTGCAGGTGCTTTCTCTGATGGTAAGTTATCACTTTCAAAAGATGTTGGTGGATGGTTAGAAGATTATCTCGGTACTTCTAAAATGAATGAAATGATCGAATATGTAGATAACATATATCTAGAATATGGTGGCAATAGCGAGATTGTTTATAATAAAGAATTCGCTGATAAAACAGAATACCAATGTAGTAAATATGGATTAAAGTTTGTTAAATGTCCGATAAGACACTTAGGAACTGAGAAAAGCGCTATTATAATGGAAAAAATGTATGATTTTATTGCCAGTCATAAGAATGTTGATATTTTAGTAAATACAGAAATTATAGATATTGCAATTGATAATAAAGTAAAGAAAGTCATTACTAAAAACAAAGAGTTCTTATGTGATAATATAATTTTCGCAGTAGGTAGAAGTGGTTCTGGATGGTTATTTGAAAAATGTAAAGAAAACAATATTAAAACTCAAAATAATCAAGTTGATATCGGTGTTAGAGTAGAACTTCCTAGATCGATTACTGA comes from Candidatus Margulisiibacteriota bacterium and encodes:
- the prs gene encoding ribose-phosphate diphosphokinase is translated as MDNLKLIVLNNCRELGERVNENIAEIRDEEANYIIPIKETRFNNGEGKVEILESIREKDVFILSDIGNHSCTYRMFGYENHMGPDEHFQDIKRVIYAMRGHTSNINVVMPLLYESRQHRRKGRESLDCANGLQELVNLGVKSILTFDVHDVGIQNAVPLKAFENIFPTNTIISEFIEKEEIDLRNLVIVSPDTGAIDRAKFYANIFKANLGMFYKSRDLTKIVNGKNPIKEHKYIGDDVTGKNVIVVDDIIASGDSMLDVSRKLKELGATKIYMIATFSLFTEGYEKFSEAHKRREFDKIYSTNLSYVPEEVKKLPWFEEVDCSHQIAEIIHSLNC
- a CDS encoding FAD-dependent oxidoreductase → MKMNYDVAIIGCGPAGIFSALELLKNDPNTKIVMFDKGKSIKVRNCPKKKTVQCVSCKPCNISCGFGGAGAFSDGKLSLSKDVGGWLEDYLGTSKMNEMIEYVDNIYLEYGGNSEIVYNKEFADKTEYQCSKYGLKFVKCPIRHLGTEKSAIIMEKMYDFIASHKNVDILVNTEIIDIAIDNKVKKVITKNKEFLCDNIIFAVGRSGSGWLFEKCKENNIKTQNNQVDIGVRVELPRSITDYFTNELYEFKIYNTSKTTENIVRTFCMNPGGFVSQENYDNDLACVNGHSFHEIKSNLTNFALLVSAHFTEPFNEPIEYGKYIARLGNMLTGGKIMVQRLYDLKQGQRSTPERMKKLTFKPTLKDAVPGDLSYVLPARILNALLETFEELDKICPGISGKETILYGVEVKFYSSKIMVDNNLETAIKGVYAIGDGAGITRGLMQASISGVITAQNIINQKRPS